A genomic window from Pseudanabaena yagii GIHE-NHR1 includes:
- a CDS encoding AIPR family protein produces MNINASIIDQRLASVIDNIRQQASEELRIRDEAKLKSLAFVYLCVKTILDLEDEQTFDCLTEGGGDFGVDAMHISEEHDGEFTVSLFQAKYKNNLEVNSNFPEDGIESLINAIKYLFNPTARLDYINPRLLAKVEEARSLIRDGYIPQIRALACNNGLKWNNAAQEAIDRAGFGDQATWEHVNHDRLVNILQASKPVKDTLQLSGKAIVEDMSFSRVLVGRISVTEIASLIERHGERLLERNIRRYLGLQGNRVNEGIRDTLNSEEKDNFYFYNNGITLICDKFSYNGLQDSNYKVRVENLQIINGGQTCMTISKTIQEPNLFQKILPQDTQAYVLLRLYELPSDNLNLVQKITYATNSQNPVDLKDLRANDDLQQRLEISIQQLGYNYRRKRSETGARSTDISSGVAAEAVLSVWREKPHQAKFFSREHFGKLYDSIFTENLNGAQVVLAVQLYRLAENRRKRPEPQDPDFIRYASCFIAMQMGKRLLHDLQIKMNDISHLNFHQAQKLIEQNGEAYFNHAVQDIQQALESLYGSNETSLQQLSATFRRGDLIDKLQQIKIN; encoded by the coding sequence ATGAATATAAATGCTTCTATCATTGATCAACGCTTAGCATCTGTAATAGATAATATTCGCCAACAAGCTAGTGAAGAACTTCGCATTCGTGATGAGGCAAAGCTCAAATCACTGGCATTTGTGTACTTATGTGTCAAGACTATTTTAGATTTAGAAGACGAGCAAACCTTTGATTGTTTAACCGAAGGTGGGGGAGATTTTGGCGTAGATGCTATGCATATCTCTGAGGAGCATGATGGAGAGTTTACAGTTAGTTTATTTCAAGCCAAGTATAAGAATAATTTAGAGGTAAATTCTAATTTCCCTGAAGATGGGATCGAAAGTCTGATCAATGCCATTAAGTATTTGTTCAATCCTACTGCCCGACTGGATTACATTAATCCGAGACTTCTTGCCAAGGTCGAAGAGGCACGTAGTTTAATTCGTGATGGATATATTCCTCAAATTCGTGCCTTAGCTTGTAATAATGGATTGAAATGGAATAATGCTGCCCAAGAAGCAATTGATCGCGCTGGCTTTGGGGATCAAGCGACATGGGAACATGTCAATCACGATCGCCTTGTCAACATTCTGCAAGCATCGAAACCCGTCAAAGACACCTTACAGTTAAGTGGTAAAGCGATCGTCGAAGATATGAGCTTTAGCCGAGTGCTTGTGGGCAGGATTTCCGTAACGGAAATCGCATCTTTAATTGAAAGACATGGAGAACGGCTACTTGAAAGGAATATTCGTCGTTATTTAGGATTACAAGGTAATCGTGTTAATGAAGGTATTCGTGATACTTTGAATAGTGAGGAAAAAGATAATTTTTATTTTTATAATAATGGAATCACATTAATTTGCGATAAATTTTCTTATAACGGATTGCAAGACAGTAATTACAAAGTACGTGTTGAAAATCTCCAAATAATTAATGGTGGACAAACCTGTATGACGATATCTAAAACCATACAGGAGCCAAACTTATTCCAAAAAATCTTACCCCAAGATACTCAAGCTTATGTCTTATTAAGACTCTATGAATTACCGAGTGATAATCTTAATCTCGTCCAAAAGATTACCTATGCTACTAATAGCCAAAACCCAGTAGATCTTAAGGATTTACGTGCTAATGATGATCTGCAACAAAGATTAGAAATAAGTATTCAACAATTAGGATATAACTATCGGCGTAAGCGTTCTGAAACTGGTGCTAGATCTACAGATATTAGTTCAGGAGTGGCGGCAGAGGCAGTACTATCTGTTTGGCGAGAAAAACCGCACCAAGCTAAATTCTTTTCGCGTGAACACTTTGGTAAGCTATACGATTCAATCTTTACCGAGAATCTCAATGGAGCGCAAGTAGTTCTAGCTGTGCAACTATATCGACTTGCCGAAAATCGACGCAAGCGCCCAGAACCGCAAGATCCCGACTTTATTCGTTATGCTTCATGCTTTATTGCGATGCAAATGGGAAAGAGACTGCTCCACGATCTCCAAATTAAAATGAATGATATTAGTCATCTCAATTTCCATCAAGCTCAAAAATTGATTGAACAAAATGGAGAAGCATATTTTAATCATGCAGTACAGGATATTCAACAAGCTCTCGAGTCTTTGTATGGTAGTAATGAAACTTCCCTACAGCAACTATCTGCTACTTTCCGACGTGGTGATTTAATCGATAAACTTCAACAAATAAAAATCAACTAG
- a CDS encoding U32 family peptidase translates to MTVNPTISLETELTSPIIKAPELLAPAGTWECAKAAVENGADAIYFGLEKFNARMRAHNFTEADLPDLMAFLHRRGVKGYVTLNTLIFTSELGSVESYLRSIIAAGVDAAIVQDVGLCRLIRHLSPDFPIHGSTQMTVTSGAGVEFAKSLGCDLVVLARECSIAEIRKIQKQIGDRQISLPLEVFVHGALCVAYSGQCLTSESLGGRSANRGECAQACRMPYEMIVDGQPIDLGDRRYLLSPQDLAGLAVLPELIEAGVVSLKIEGRLKHPEYVASVTQVYRQAIDRVVQGLENQVSAGDRYQLEMAFSRGLYTGWLDGIDNQALVHARFGKKRGVYLGEITEIRDGRDKQVVLRLQAPLKAGDGVVFDAGKPADREEGGRIYAVNCSELRGKDTIVTFGRRDVDLRRVRVGDLLWKTNDPELDKQLRQTYTSEKILFQRPIDIEIHGEIGQALTVIARDAQGNIAQVDSTMSLEEANNKPLTTERLTDQLGRLGNTPFCLGTLHNHLQGAVMLPVSELNRIRRELVEQLDILRSSPKRWQLNSHSYTDLLPKTESSPEIAPQAIVLVRNLEQLQAVLTTDISTIYCEFEDPTSYRTAMEMARQATHAPSIWVAPPRITKPNENYILKQVLSSNADGYLIRNYDHLQFFAESRIIADFSFNIANPLTANYFKQSFPLERLTASYDLSIHQLESLLKKCPPQWFEITIHQHMPMFHMEHCVFCAFLSEGTDYTNCGRPCDKHEVKLRDRTGAEHVLLADAGCRNTVFNSTAQTGAEFVQRFLEIGVRHFRLEFVNESPSQVLETINRYQQLLAGKISGSKLWKDLKLQNQLGVTRGSLEE, encoded by the coding sequence ATGACTGTCAATCCTACAATATCCCTAGAGACTGAGCTTACAAGTCCCATAATTAAAGCTCCTGAACTCCTTGCGCCTGCGGGGACTTGGGAATGTGCAAAGGCAGCAGTAGAAAATGGGGCGGATGCTATTTATTTTGGCTTGGAAAAATTTAATGCGCGGATGCGGGCGCACAACTTTACAGAAGCGGATTTGCCTGATTTGATGGCATTTCTGCACCGTCGCGGCGTGAAGGGATATGTGACCCTCAATACCTTGATTTTTACGTCAGAATTAGGCTCGGTGGAATCCTATTTGCGATCGATTATTGCGGCGGGAGTGGATGCAGCGATCGTGCAGGATGTGGGCTTGTGCCGCTTAATTCGCCATTTGTCGCCCGATTTCCCGATTCATGGCTCAACCCAGATGACGGTGACTAGTGGTGCAGGTGTTGAGTTTGCCAAGTCTTTGGGATGCGATTTGGTGGTGTTGGCGCGAGAATGCTCGATCGCCGAAATCCGTAAAATCCAAAAACAGATCGGTGATCGCCAAATTTCGCTACCCCTAGAAGTGTTTGTGCATGGGGCTTTGTGTGTCGCCTATTCGGGACAGTGTTTGACCAGTGAATCCTTGGGCGGGCGATCGGCAAATCGTGGCGAATGCGCCCAAGCCTGTCGGATGCCCTACGAAATGATTGTCGATGGTCAGCCGATAGATTTAGGCGATCGGCGCTATCTGCTCAGTCCTCAAGATTTGGCAGGGCTGGCAGTTCTGCCAGAGTTGATCGAGGCGGGAGTGGTATCCCTGAAAATTGAAGGACGTTTGAAGCATCCTGAATATGTGGCAAGTGTGACGCAGGTATATCGCCAAGCCATTGATCGCGTGGTGCAAGGTTTAGAAAATCAGGTTAGTGCAGGCGATCGCTACCAATTAGAAATGGCATTTTCGCGAGGTCTATACACAGGTTGGCTAGATGGTATCGACAATCAAGCCCTTGTCCATGCCCGATTTGGCAAAAAGCGCGGCGTATATTTGGGCGAAATTACCGAGATTCGCGATGGGCGCGATAAACAGGTGGTGCTACGGTTACAAGCTCCACTTAAAGCAGGAGATGGTGTCGTTTTCGATGCGGGTAAACCTGCCGATCGCGAAGAAGGTGGACGTATCTATGCAGTGAATTGCAGTGAATTGCGAGGAAAAGATACCATTGTCACCTTTGGGCGGCGCGATGTGGATTTGCGGCGTGTGCGCGTAGGCGATCTCCTCTGGAAAACCAACGATCCTGAACTCGATAAACAATTGCGCCAAACCTACACCAGCGAAAAGATTCTCTTTCAGCGTCCCATTGACATCGAAATTCATGGCGAAATTGGGCAGGCTCTAACTGTGATCGCCCGTGATGCTCAAGGAAATATCGCTCAAGTGGATTCTACAATGTCGTTAGAGGAAGCGAATAATAAACCCTTAACAACAGAACGTTTAACAGATCAGTTGGGAAGATTGGGAAATACGCCTTTCTGTTTGGGAACTCTGCACAATCATTTGCAAGGTGCGGTGATGCTTCCCGTCAGTGAGCTAAATCGTATCCGTCGCGAACTGGTCGAGCAGTTAGATATCCTTCGCAGCAGTCCGAAGCGTTGGCAATTAAATTCTCATTCCTATACTGATTTGTTACCCAAGACTGAATCTAGTCCTGAGATTGCTCCCCAAGCTATTGTTTTAGTGCGGAATTTAGAACAATTACAAGCAGTTCTCACTACCGATATTTCCACTATTTATTGCGAATTTGAAGACCCTACATCCTATCGGACTGCGATGGAAATGGCAAGACAAGCTACCCATGCACCGAGTATTTGGGTTGCTCCACCACGCATTACCAAGCCCAATGAGAACTATATTCTCAAGCAAGTTCTCTCTAGTAATGCCGATGGCTATCTGATTCGCAATTACGACCATTTACAATTTTTTGCCGAATCAAGAATCATCGCTGACTTCTCTTTTAATATCGCCAATCCTTTAACCGCCAATTATTTCAAGCAATCTTTTCCCCTAGAACGCCTCACTGCTTCCTACGATCTCAGCATCCATCAATTAGAATCCTTACTCAAAAAATGTCCTCCCCAATGGTTTGAAATCACCATCCATCAACATATGCCGATGTTCCACATGGAGCATTGTGTATTTTGTGCCTTTCTCTCGGAGGGAACTGATTACACTAATTGCGGTCGTCCCTGTGATAAGCATGAGGTAAAATTGCGCGATCGCACAGGAGCCGAACATGTCTTATTAGCGGATGCAGGCTGTCGAAATACTGTATTTAATAGCACTGCTCAAACGGGTGCAGAATTCGTGCAACGCTTTCTAGAAATAGGTGTGCGACATTTCCGTTTAGAGTTTGTTAATGAGTCGCCTTCGCAAGTATTAGAAACAATTAACCGCTATCAACAACTTTTAGCTGGCAAAATTTCTGGCTCTAAGCTTTGGAAAGATTTAAAGTTACAAAATCAACTCGGTGTAACTCGTGGTTCTTTAGAGGAGTAA
- a CDS encoding AAA family ATPase yields MHIQQVKIKNFRCFEDLTVNLNPDVNIFVGNNGSGKSAVLDAIAAAMYPYTNQFKQIVGKESNSLDKPFVFQQDLPIRSDDKTNNKIELTVLTTEFPSWTINYYKKITDDTARLSVSNGDPWFQTIRQGINSYLNVLNNDIESYLFTIAYYRGNRNLTNITDIENISNKSFDRFDILKNAFDATANFTDLANWLFVREFQELREGKKKGDINFELSDLKQVRKAISTIIAPHARVYFSQTTSAKLMVEWENEVGEKIELSLSQLSTGYRNMLALVMDFARRLAQANPEMENPLEAKAVLMIDEIDLHLHPTWQQKIIPDLRKVFPNTQIIATTHSPEIVTTVKRHQVKILEDYQIKECPSPTRGMKSSDVVRYVLGLDNLRPDTEESRTLTALFDAIDNGNLEEAKRLRDKLQDWKSFDPDITRADMQIRRLEREMTA; encoded by the coding sequence ATGCACATTCAACAAGTTAAAATCAAAAACTTTCGATGTTTTGAAGATCTGACGGTCAACTTAAATCCAGATGTAAATATATTTGTTGGCAATAATGGCTCTGGTAAAAGTGCAGTATTAGATGCGATCGCGGCGGCTATGTATCCTTATACAAATCAGTTTAAACAAATAGTAGGAAAAGAGTCCAATTCTCTAGACAAACCTTTTGTCTTTCAACAAGATTTGCCGATTAGATCTGATGACAAAACAAATAACAAGATAGAACTTACTGTTTTAACTACAGAGTTTCCAAGTTGGACAATTAATTACTATAAAAAAATTACTGATGATACTGCACGTTTAAGTGTAAGTAATGGAGATCCTTGGTTTCAAACAATTCGTCAGGGTATTAACAGCTATTTGAACGTTCTTAATAATGACATAGAATCCTATCTCTTTACCATTGCTTACTACAGAGGAAATCGAAACCTAACAAACATTACTGATATTGAAAATATTTCAAATAAATCTTTTGATAGATTTGATATTTTAAAAAATGCTTTTGATGCAACAGCTAATTTTACAGATTTAGCTAACTGGCTTTTTGTCCGTGAATTTCAAGAGCTAAGAGAAGGCAAAAAAAAGGGAGACATTAATTTTGAACTTTCTGATTTGAAGCAGGTACGTAAAGCGATTTCTACTATTATTGCTCCTCATGCCCGTGTATATTTTTCGCAGACAACTTCAGCCAAACTAATGGTTGAATGGGAAAATGAGGTAGGCGAAAAAATAGAACTATCACTAAGTCAACTAAGTACAGGCTATCGCAATATGTTAGCCCTTGTGATGGATTTTGCACGACGATTGGCACAAGCAAACCCAGAGATGGAAAATCCACTGGAAGCCAAAGCCGTATTAATGATTGACGAGATAGATTTACACCTACATCCCACTTGGCAACAAAAAATTATTCCCGACCTCCGCAAAGTATTTCCTAATACTCAAATCATCGCCACCACCCATAGCCCCGAAATTGTCACTACTGTAAAACGCCATCAGGTCAAAATTTTAGAAGATTATCAAATCAAAGAATGTCCCTCACCGACTAGAGGCATGAAAAGCTCTGATGTTGTGCGCTATGTTTTAGGGCTAGATAATTTACGACCAGATACCGAAGAATCAAGGACATTAACAGCACTTTTTGACGCGATCGATAATGGTAATTTAGAAGAAGCAAAACGATTGCGAGATAAATTACAAGACTGGAAATCATTTGATCCAGATATTACTAGAGCCGACATGCAAATCCGTCGATTGGAGCGTGAAATGACCGCATGA
- a CDS encoding retron system putative HNH endonuclease: MKNVLKSSEPDEFQKYKKKNNSQSKTWKSFKRTSAYNSVRETLVIDQKGLCAYCEIDLHPNDRCVEHFIPRNQSTPENNYDLDWQNMLANCRGGMETIDISEEENERRISQPPNRVACCSAAKADFIPDGKLLNPLELPILRLFRFSSLDGEIRPDENACKNAGIPIEYVQFTIQKLGLNVQRLKNERVAIISEITQELDDRDDGLINPILLKKQIAAERFGDGKHDWPAFFTTIRWILGEGAEKHLTTISYLG; the protein is encoded by the coding sequence ATGAAAAATGTGCTTAAATCTTCAGAACCTGATGAGTTTCAGAAATACAAAAAGAAAAATAATTCTCAATCTAAAACATGGAAAAGTTTCAAACGAACTAGTGCTTATAATTCTGTCCGTGAAACACTTGTAATTGATCAAAAAGGACTTTGTGCTTATTGTGAAATCGATCTTCATCCCAATGATCGTTGTGTCGAGCATTTTATTCCGCGAAATCAATCCACTCCAGAAAACAACTACGATCTAGATTGGCAGAATATGTTAGCCAATTGTAGAGGAGGTATGGAAACTATTGATATTTCCGAAGAAGAAAATGAACGTAGAATCTCACAACCACCCAACAGAGTTGCCTGTTGTAGTGCTGCTAAAGCTGATTTTATTCCCGATGGCAAATTATTAAATCCCCTTGAATTACCAATATTAAGACTATTTCGTTTTAGCAGTTTAGATGGTGAAATCAGACCTGACGAAAATGCTTGTAAAAATGCTGGTATTCCCATTGAATATGTGCAATTCACCATTCAAAAATTGGGACTCAATGTTCAACGATTAAAAAATGAAAGAGTAGCTATAATTAGCGAAATAACCCAAGAGCTTGATGATCGAGATGATGGGTTAATTAATCCAATTTTACTAAAAAAGCAAATTGCCGCAGAACGTTTCGGTGATGGCAAACATGACTGGCCAGCATTCTTCACAACTATTCGTTGGATTCTAGGAGAAGGTGCAGAAAAGCATTTAACCACTATTTCTTATTTGGGGTAG
- a CDS encoding NAD(P)/FAD-dependent oxidoreductase — protein MPDWIVIGGGITGLALSYELQKAGCSVLLIEQHQQLQGSSSLGYGGISYWGATTAITRILSEEGITRQRNLSNELGMDTEFRELDLLLTLEPEADSQAIFAQYTHCAIAPTLLDAKEAHEREPLLNTQGISGALQFPHAHLNLDCFVEACTIAFQRLGGKVIYAKVENLLISGDRITGVSTTEGNFQAAQVCVCAGGMSRTLLKASGINARIYFTHAEAIETEPVDLELRAMVMPASTKRYSLEAATTDAEKDRLWDIKGQELLPPSIDAGAIQFRDRHVRFGQLSRVLTDPYAVIDPVESEANIRASVSQILPKVGELKGKWRHCLVAFSNDSLPLIGAVKEYENLHLFSGFTSPTVYALPLAQRFAAHVTGKPDEIIQLLSPNRFL, from the coding sequence ATGCCTGATTGGATTGTCATTGGTGGTGGAATTACAGGGCTAGCTCTGAGTTATGAACTGCAAAAAGCAGGATGCTCAGTATTACTCATTGAGCAGCATCAGCAACTTCAAGGCTCTAGCAGTCTTGGCTATGGCGGTATTTCCTATTGGGGTGCAACCACAGCGATTACCCGTATTCTCAGTGAAGAAGGAATTACCCGACAACGCAATTTATCTAATGAATTGGGAATGGATACAGAGTTTCGCGAGTTAGACCTCCTATTAACGCTGGAACCTGAAGCTGATTCCCAAGCAATTTTTGCTCAATATACCCACTGTGCGATCGCGCCGACCTTACTTGATGCCAAAGAAGCTCACGAACGCGAACCCTTACTCAATACTCAAGGAATTAGTGGCGCATTACAATTTCCCCATGCCCATCTCAATCTCGATTGTTTTGTTGAGGCTTGTACCATAGCTTTTCAAAGATTAGGTGGCAAAGTTATCTATGCCAAAGTTGAAAACTTGTTAATTTCAGGCGATCGCATTACTGGGGTAAGCACTACGGAGGGAAATTTTCAGGCTGCTCAGGTATGTGTCTGTGCAGGTGGAATGTCACGCACTTTACTCAAAGCATCAGGGATTAACGCCAGAATTTATTTTACCCATGCCGAAGCGATCGAGACGGAACCTGTAGATCTGGAATTACGCGCTATGGTTATGCCTGCTTCGACAAAGCGTTATTCCCTAGAAGCAGCTACAACTGACGCGGAAAAGGATCGACTGTGGGATATAAAAGGACAGGAACTTTTGCCACCTTCAATTGATGCGGGCGCAATTCAATTTCGTGATCGCCATGTCAGATTTGGGCAATTGAGCCGCGTTTTGACAGATCCCTACGCAGTGATCGATCCTGTTGAAAGCGAAGCAAATATTCGTGCTTCTGTGAGTCAGATTTTGCCAAAAGTAGGAGAACTAAAAGGTAAATGGCGACATTGTTTAGTTGCCTTCAGTAATGACAGCTTACCTCTCATTGGTGCAGTCAAGGAATATGAAAATCTCCACTTATTCTCAGGATTTACTAGTCCCACTGTCTATGCTTTGCCCTTAGCGCAAAGGTTTGCTGCCCATGTCACAGGTAAGCCCGATGAGATTATCCAACTACTTTCTCCCAATCGCTTTTTATAA
- a CDS encoding glycosyltransferase encodes MHETDFRSSLQSGGNYRRIKTILVLIIVYGLTIGLHFAPWWRWVLLGLFGIHALRLIFAPPLSAIAANPEINHQNERSSEFPFFSLLASAKNEEAVIGNLVKNLCQIDYPSDRFEVWIVDDNSSDRTSDVLNLLKQKYPQLKTLRRGDEAQGGKSGALNQVLALTKGDIIGVFDADAQVPADVLRSLVPVFQQSKIGAVQLRKAIANATDNWWTAGQSAEMALDLCLQDLRVRVGGVGELRGNGQFVRRIALDDCGGWNEQTITDDLDLTIRLHLCQWDIACLNFPAVQEEGVLTFKQLWHQRNRWAEGGFQRYLDYGKLLLSGKMGFWKTFDGCLFYINQYLLTVAFIPDTIAAIALKHNPMLPPIAGFSLALTAVTMAVALRRSYQVSWSQAIGQTASAMIYMLHWIPVIACVTLRMCVQPKLLKWVKTQHQGAGDNLLEDIELQEVNNNA; translated from the coding sequence ATGCACGAGACTGACTTTCGTAGCAGCCTTCAGTCAGGAGGCAATTACCGTAGAATCAAGACAATCCTTGTTCTAATTATTGTTTATGGATTGACAATTGGTTTGCATTTTGCCCCTTGGTGGCGTTGGGTGCTACTGGGATTATTTGGTATTCATGCATTACGGTTAATTTTTGCGCCCCCTCTATCTGCGATCGCTGCAAATCCTGAAATTAATCATCAAAATGAGCGATCCTCAGAATTTCCATTTTTCTCTCTATTAGCTTCGGCAAAAAATGAGGAAGCGGTAATTGGAAATTTGGTGAAGAATCTCTGTCAAATCGACTATCCCAGCGATCGCTTTGAAGTGTGGATCGTTGATGACAATAGTAGCGATCGCACGTCCGATGTACTCAATCTCCTTAAGCAAAAATATCCACAACTGAAAACTTTGCGTCGAGGTGATGAGGCTCAGGGTGGCAAGTCAGGAGCATTAAACCAAGTTCTAGCTTTAACTAAGGGCGATATTATCGGGGTGTTTGATGCTGATGCTCAAGTGCCTGCGGATGTGTTGCGATCACTAGTACCAGTATTTCAACAGTCGAAAATTGGGGCAGTGCAGTTGCGAAAGGCGATCGCTAATGCGACGGATAACTGGTGGACAGCAGGACAATCGGCGGAAATGGCGCTAGATTTGTGCTTACAGGATTTGCGTGTGCGTGTTGGCGGTGTCGGCGAGTTGCGCGGGAATGGTCAATTTGTACGCCGTATTGCCCTCGATGATTGTGGCGGTTGGAATGAGCAGACTATTACCGATGATCTTGATCTCACCATTCGTCTACATCTATGCCAATGGGACATCGCCTGTTTAAATTTCCCTGCGGTACAAGAAGAAGGGGTCTTAACATTTAAACAACTCTGGCATCAGCGCAACCGTTGGGCAGAAGGGGGATTTCAGCGCTATCTTGACTATGGGAAACTATTGCTTAGTGGCAAAATGGGATTCTGGAAAACATTTGACGGTTGCCTATTTTATATCAATCAATATTTACTGACTGTTGCCTTCATTCCCGATACCATCGCTGCGATCGCTCTCAAGCATAATCCGATGTTACCCCCAATTGCAGGATTCTCACTTGCCCTCACGGCTGTGACAATGGCTGTGGCATTACGTCGTTCCTATCAAGTTTCATGGAGTCAAGCGATCGGGCAAACGGCTTCGGCAATGATCTATATGTTGCATTGGATTCCTGTGATCGCCTGTGTCACTTTGCGGATGTGCGTCCAGCCGAAGCTTCTCAAATGGGTAAAGACTCAACATCAAGGTGCTGGCGATAATTTATTAGAAGACATCGAACTGCAAGAGGTAAATAATAATGCCTGA
- the sppA gene encoding signal peptide peptidase SppA, which produces MFGFLKRKFRKKIARIEITGAIGASTRTRVLEALEFVEENKFPALLLRIDSPGGTVGDSQEIYAALKRLREKSKVKIVASFGNISASGGVYIGVGADYIVSNPGTITGSIGVILRGNNIEKLLDKIGVSFKVIKSGTYKDILSFDRDITEEEREILQSLIDSSYHQFVETVAEGRKLSPATVRSFADGRVFTGEQALTLGLVDRLGTEEDARIWASELVGLDPKNTKVFTIKPPKTFASKFLPNGSESAIARLQFETETSGMPLWMWQ; this is translated from the coding sequence ATGTTCGGCTTTCTAAAACGCAAATTTCGCAAAAAAATCGCACGCATTGAAATTACAGGGGCGATCGGGGCAAGTACCAGAACCCGCGTTCTTGAAGCCCTTGAATTTGTTGAAGAAAACAAATTTCCTGCCCTCCTACTTCGCATCGATAGTCCTGGGGGAACCGTTGGCGATTCTCAAGAAATCTATGCAGCCCTCAAGCGTCTCAGAGAAAAGTCTAAGGTCAAAATAGTTGCCAGTTTTGGCAATATTTCCGCCAGTGGTGGCGTATATATCGGTGTTGGTGCAGATTACATTGTGTCTAATCCCGGAACGATTACAGGTAGCATTGGCGTAATTTTACGTGGTAACAACATTGAAAAGTTACTCGATAAAATTGGCGTTTCCTTTAAAGTAATCAAATCAGGAACTTACAAAGATATTCTCTCTTTTGATCGAGATATCACTGAAGAAGAGAGAGAAATCCTCCAATCACTAATTGATTCTAGCTATCACCAATTTGTGGAAACCGTTGCTGAAGGTCGCAAACTTAGCCCCGCCACTGTGCGTTCCTTTGCGGATGGACGAGTGTTTACAGGTGAGCAGGCTCTTACCCTCGGCTTAGTCGATCGCCTTGGTACCGAGGAAGATGCCAGAATTTGGGCATCGGAATTAGTAGGACTCGATCCTAAAAACACTAAGGTATTTACAATCAAGCCTCCCAAAACCTTTGCAAGTAAGTTTCTACCTAACGGATCAGAAAGTGCGATCGCCCGCTTGCAATTTGAAACGGAAACAAGTGGAATGCCGCTCTGGATGTGGCAATAA